The nucleotide sequence CGATGCGACGCCGTAGCGCCGCCTCTTCTTGGACAAAGCTGAGTGGACGCGCGGGAGACTTTTCAAAGATCGACTTGCGCGCCATGCGAGCGGCCACCAGGCGCTCCACCTCCTCCTCCGAGTAGGGCGGTTGCCGTGCCTCGAAGAGGGCCCGCGCGTGCTCCGGTGTCTGCAACAGGCCGTGGATGCTGAGTCCGACGTACACACCGATCTCGGCCGCCTGTGCCTCCAGCTTCGCCAAGTCCCGGACCTTCTTCGGATAGCGAACCCGGGCCACATCCTCCTTCATCGCCGAGAGCAACCCACCCGCCCCCAACACCTCGTCCGCCCTGTCCAGATACTCACCCCGGGGGATCCGCTTGCCGCCCTCGATCTTGTAGACCAAGTCCTCCCCGTACCCCACCGCCACCCCGAACTCGGCGGCCCGCATCCCCACCGCCTCCCGCCGCAGCCTCAACTGCCGCCCCACGGTGGCGACGACCGCCACTCCCCAGTCGTCGTCCGGGTCGACCTCCCACCCCGGCTCGTCCGCCTCGCTCTTGAGCCGTCGTACCTCGCCGTCCACCGACATACCGCACCCCTCCGTCGTACCGCCATGCCGCAACGCCCGTACCCCTATAGCCGGTACCGACAGCCCGGACAGCAGTGGACAAGCTCCGGACAGTCACCGTACGCACCGGCGTCGTCACTGTTCACGGTAAGCACGCACGGCCACTCTCAGTGAGGTGAACAAGGAAAAGTCCACCCAACTCGACACCCCCACCCGCCGCTTCAGCATCCTGCTGTCCCCCACACCGCGCGGCGCCCGCCTCGCCCGGCTCCTCGCCACGGAATGGCTGCGCACCTGGGACCCGCCGTACGGCGTCCTCGACACCGCCGAACACCTCGTCGCCGAACTCGCCGCGAACGCCGCCACCCACGGCCGGCTCCCCGGCCGGGACTTCCGCCTCGTCCTCCACACCCGGGACAACACACTCCGCATCGAGGTGACGGACACACGCGGCGACGCCCTCCCGCGCCACCGCCACCCGTCCCCCGACGCCGAATCCGGACGCGGCCTGCTCCTCGTCGAGGCACTCGCCAATCGCTGGGGCACCGAACTCGGCCTCGTCCCCCGCAAGACCGTATGGGCCGAACTCGATCTCAACACCGTTGCGTTCGAGTCTTGAGCCGCAGGCCGGCCCTGGTGAATGACGCCACGGGACGTCCTGACAGATCAGCTCAAGCCCTCGTCACGCGTGTGGCCGAGGCGGCGGCCGGAACGTGACGCGCTCGGCCGCTTGCGCGCGTTGCATCGGATCGTTCGAGCCGGACTCCCGCTGCCGGGTCTGCGCCTAACTCAATGGCCGACTGTCAGTCCCCCGCGCTTCGATCGGGTTGATCGGCGTGAACACGCCAAGAAATGGGCGGGTTTGCGCTGCTCTGACCATCCACAGGGGGTACGACTTGAGACCGAGAATCATGCTGGCCGTGGGGGCTGCCTCGCTGGCGCTGTTGGGCAGCAATCTGACCGTGGCGCAGGCGGCGGACGATCCCGCAGCCGTACCGGAAAGCTCGCTGAGCACGAGTGCGGACCTCGCCGACCCGGCAGATGAGGAACTGCCGTTGGCTGAGGAAGACACTGAGGGTGACCCGGAGTCGGAGCCGTCGGAAGAGGACATAGCGCTGGGCATCGAAGGCACGGCCGATGAGCCGGCGGCGGCGCCGGATACCGCCGAGGACGGACAGCCCGTCACGATGGAGACCGGCACGCAGACGGCGTGCGGCGAGCAGGCGGAGTCGGGCGCCGACGAGGCGCCCGACGGGCAGTACGTGGCCTGCGTATCGCCTCCGACGCCGGCGGACGAGCTGACTGCCGAGGAACAGGCCGCACTGTCGCGCAGTGATGCCACCGCCAACCCGTCCGCAGGTGAGGCGGCTGCCCTGGCTGTCGCAGCGGCCCGCGAAAGCGTCGACCAGGAAGCCTTGCTGCAGGACACGACGGATGACGCGGCCTCGGAGACCGAACCCGTCGAAAGCCCGGACGCTCTCACCGCCGCGGCCAAGCGCTCGCCGTGGAAGGAACCCAAGTGGTGCATCGACGAGGGTGTGGACTCGACCTGGTACATGCAGCGGATGCGAAGCTGCGGTGTGTGGCGCGGCAAGGTCTACGCCAAGGATGTGCGCACGGGCCGCGTGGTCGGCAACATCAAGTTTCTCTTCATCGGATACTCCTTCACGGCCCGCGACTCCAAGACGTGGGCGGCTCAGGTCAAGTTCGTGGAGGTGTCCCGGTCAGGGAAGGCGGTGAGCGGCACGAAGGCGTACGGCAGTGCTTCCTGCGTGGGCAAGTGCAAGGTGACGGACAAGGACTTCCCGGCGCAGACGATCAGTTCGAGAGCCGAGCCCTTCGGTCAGTTCTTCATGAAGTCCACCATCGACACCAAGGCATCCAAGCAGCGGGGTACCGGGCGGAGCATCGCCACTATGCGGTTCCGTAACTCTGAGTGGCTTGCGCCGTCGGAGCCCCTGAAGCTGTCCACCCTGGAAGTTCGGTGCGACAACGCCCTGCCCGGTGCGCCGAAGCAGGTCGGCTGTGTGAATCTCCGTGCTGTGCCAGTGATCAGTTACAGCCTGACGGGGCCGTGGCCTCAGATAGCCAAGCACATCAAGGACGCCCAGGCCGACGGAAAACCCGGCAAGTACGGTACGACCGACTACCTCACGCGGCTCACGAACAAGACGAAGATCGACAAGAACCGTGGCAAGGCGTGTCCGTCGAGCCTGGAGCGCCCACCGGGCAAGTCCTGCGACGAGTACCCCTTCGCCAGCACATGGCAGGGTGCCAAATACAGCGGCGGTCCGTTCAGCCGACGCATGGTCAACGACAAACAGAACAAGGGTGCCGGTCGCGCGCTGAAAGGTTTCTACGCCTACAGCCGCGTCCTCGAAGGGGACCGGTACCTGGTATGGATCAGGTAGCCCCCTGACGGATGAGACCGGAAGACAACACCGTGAATGAGTCAGTCCACACCCGAACCGCTCTGGTGCACGCCGAGTATCACCTCTTCCAGATCTCGGATCCGGAGGGGCCCGTGGCCGGTGACCTCGACGCGTCTCACAACGGGCTCGTGTCGGCCATCGACGGAGCCATCGAGGTGTCGACCGGGATCCACACCGGCAACGTCCAGGTGACCGTCGAACTTCATACGGTGAAGCCCGAGCCCGCTGCGGACTGGGAAGAGATCGCCGAGATCTCATGGCAATCCCCGTCCGGGGAAGCGCTCGTGGCTCCACTCATGGACGACCCCGTAGACCTGCCCTCGCTGGCCTCGCGAGGACCGGGCCACTACCGGTTGCGGGTCCATGCCCGGGGCAGGGACACGGCTGTCGACCAGACAGTGGTGGATGATGTCGTGGAGTCCTATCTGCTCCAGAGCTGGCCCGCGGCACACCAGGAAGCTCTTCTGGTGAGGGCGACCGACGCCTACGGGGCCCACCTCCGGGCCCAGGAGGCCGACGACACCATCGTCATCGACCACGAGGACTCTCTCGACACCCAGACCGGCCGGGAACGCGACATCCTGCGCCGGGCCGAACGCGGCCATCAGCCCTGACCAACAGCCCGCGTCCTCGGTTGGGGCAGCTTCAGCACACGGGCTGCCCCATCCCCGACGCCGAGTCCGGACGCGGCCTCCTCGTCGAGGCCCTCGCGGACCGCTGGGGCGTCGAACTCGGCCCCGTACGCCGAAAAACCGTATGGGCCGAACTCGACCTCGGCTCTTGAACGGGCCATTACCGGCTTTACCGACGGCCCGGCATGACCGAGAGGCGCCACGTACTGCGCGTGAAACTCCCGTCACGGCAAGTAAGTTCAGCCGGTAGCATCGAACCCGTGACGCACCCGTGGGTGCGTCCTCCCTTCACTCCGGGCCCCTCCTCTTCGGGGCCCGGCCCGACGAGAGCGGTCCCGGGACTGTGTGTATGGCCGCCTCACGTCGAAGGGAGGACGCCCTCAGATGGGCTGTCACGAGGAGCGGAAGCCGACTCTCGTCATCCGGCTGACCCGGCTTTTGCCGGAGCCGACCGCGAAGCACGCGAGGAGGTGGCTGCTCTGGTGGCTCAGCAGGTAGCCGGATGTCCCCATACACAGTGGGGACATCCGACAAGCTCCTGACGAGCCTGGGCCCCTGCTCGGATGCCCGTCCGATGCGGGGGCCCTCCTTGAGTCCCAGTACAGCACACCGGGTGCCGGTGCGGCATCACCAAGTGACGACCACCCAGTTGGGCCCTCGCACGACCGACGGTTCCCACCTCGCCCTGGCCGGAACCCAGCGGTCTGCGCTCCGGCGCCACAGGCGTTCTCGGTGACCTTCATCACCCAGACCGTTTGGCGATTCCTGCAAAGCCATTCCGACAGCCCGGACAACAGCGGACAAGCTCCGGACAGTCACCCTACGCATCGGCGTTGTCACTGTTTGCGGTGAGCGCGCTCCGCCACGCTCAGTGACGTGAACCACAAAAGCTCTACCCAACTTCCCACCCTCACACGTCACTTCAGCGTGGTCCGGCCCTCCACACCATATGGAGCCCACCTCGCCCTCCTGCTCACCACCGAGCGGCCACCCACCCGGGACCTGCCCGCGGCGTCATCGACGCTGCCGAACACGTCGTCACCGACCCGGAAACCCGGATGGCCGGCACTTCCCCCATGACAGCAGTCCGGACCCGGTGGGACCGCGCGACGGAAAGTACCTGATGCCTGCTCTCTCGCTCACCAAGGCCCACGGGTCCCGCAACGACATCTTCGTCGTCGACGGCGCGCCCCTCGATCACTTCGCCACGGCGGACGAGCTCACCCGTGCCGTCAGCCTGCTGTGCGACCGCAGGCGCTGCTGCTGGGCGAGTCCGCCGTACTGCGCCGCCACCGCCGGGCCCTCGCATCGGCCGGCGAGGCCACGGCCGTGGCAGCCCGAAAAGCCGGCCTCCACCGAACCGCAGAAAACTGAGCTCCGGTGCCTCAGGCGCTCTTCCCAAAGAACCACGAGAGAGAAAGAAACCCCACCAAGCCCCACCCCTCCCGCCCACAGCGTCCGCTCACTCGGTCGAGTGAACAACACCAACTCGGCTGGCTTCCGGACAGGTTGGCTGCTCTACGCTCAGCGCGGCACCACACAACCGCAGCAGCCACACAACCGCAGACATGCGACGGCCCCCGCCGGGACTGCAATCCCATGCGAGGGCCTGACCACAGAGGAAGCAGAACCTTCCCAATGGATACGCAGAACCCTAGCGTGCACCCGCACGCCCAGACCCGAACCACGGGCAAAAACCACCCCCGCCGGAGCACCCACGCGGGCGGGGTGATCCACGACAACTCCCGTCACACCACCCGCTTCACGGTGGTCGGCAACCACCTCGCCCAGCACGCCGAGCTGTCCGCGCTGGCCATCGGACTCGCCGTCCACGTCCAGTCGCTCCCCACCGGCGCCCGCGCCGACATCAAGACCCTCGCCGACCGTTTCCCGGAGAGCCCGGCTCGTATCGCCGCCGCCCTGCGCGAACTGGAGACCCACGGTTACCTGCGCCGCACCCGCGAACGCACCGACAGCGGCCGGATCGTCACCCGCACCGTCTCCTGCAACCAGCCGGGCCGGCACGGGGACGCACCCGACGACGCACCCAAACCCTCTGCCGGGCCCCCGGCCCGGCGGGCGGCCGAACAACGCAAGAACCCCCCACGCCGCGCCCTCCCCGCCGTACCCCAGCCCGGGTACACCTCCCCCGCCCTCCTCCAGACAGCGACCGACGTCCTCGCCGGCCTCCGCCGCGAGGACCCCCGCCTGCTCCTCTCCGCCACCGACGCCGAACACCTCGCCCCCGGCGTCGCCGCCTGGCTGGAGCGCGACCTCACCCCCACCGCGGTACGCCACGCGCTGACCAGCGACCTGCCCGCCGAGCCCCTGTACCGCCCGGCCGCCCTCCTGGCCCACCGCCTCACGGACCGGCTCCCGCCCCTGCCACCGTGGCGCGCCCCTGCCGAGCCCGCACCCGTCCAGTACCGGGTCCGGAACTGCGACGGCTGTGACCGCGGCTTCCATTCGCCCGGCCCCGGCGCACGGTGCCGCGACTGCCGGGAGCGCCCCGCCGGGGATTCCGGCCCGGTACGCGGAAGCCTGGAGGTGGAGCGGTGAGCGGCGAGAGCCTGCGGGAGCACAGGCACGAGCTCCTGAGGGGTGACCCGGGAGGCGCCCGTGAGCCGGGCACCGCTGCGCTCGCCGCCCGGCTCCGCCGTGCCCCTGGCCGGATACCCTGGCCGGGGCACCCTCTGGAGGACACCATGAGCACCCAGGCCGATCACGGACATGAGCTGATCCCCCGTCCCGAGCAGACCCCTGATGCCCTGCGCGCCGCCCTCGCCGTCGTCGCCCCGGGCCGTCTGGAAGAGATACAGAGGACGAAGGACGAGACCTTCGCCAAGGCCGTCGAGTGGCAGTCCCTGAGTCCGGTACAGAGCTGGGTCCTCGCCTGGGCCAGGGACATCGAGATCGGCCGCCGTCCCGAGCTGTCCGCCCGCCATGCTCACGCGAAGAGCAACCTGGAGCACGAGGATGCCGTCGTCGCGCAGGAAGCCCTACGAGAGCTGAGCGCAGTACTGGACGAGGCCATGAAGGCAGTGCGCGAGTGAGCTGGAAGTGGGAGTACGCCTTCGGCGCGGAGGAAGCCGCCCGCACTGCGTACCAGGTCGTTGTACGCAGCGAGCGGGTCTACGTCGTCCAGATCACCTATCTCGGCTTCTGAAGTACAGAGGCTGCTCCGAGACCCCCGAGGCCTCGTACGAGACTCAAGCGAGGCCGCTCACTCCGGCCTGCGCCTCGCGTGATGCCGGACAGGGGCGGACGACCGGGTCTGCGGGGCCCGGCGAAGGGGCTCTGATCCGTCACCCTCACGCACCCGTCGGCGACCCGTTCCGCGGACATGGTGACGCCGCCCGGCCACCGGAGAAGGGTGGCCGGACGGCGTCACGTATGCGTGGGAACGGTCAGGAGAGGGTGCCCGCGCCCGTCGTGCCGGTCAGGTCGGTCAGGAGGTTGGTGACCTTGGTCTGGAGGCCGGCGGTGAGGGCCGGGGTCCAGTTGACGGTCGTCTTCAGCTTCTTCGAGTTCGCGGCGTTGTACGCGGCGACGAGGTTGGTGGCCTTGCCGTTGACGATGTTGCCGGTGCCGGCGATCGAGCCGGTGCCGTCGCCGCTCAGCAGCTTGGCGATCTTCGCGTCGGCGGGGATCTTCCAGACGTTGCGCTCGGCGACGACCTGGGCCTTGGCGCGGGAGTCGATGCTGTACTTGGGGGCGTAGCCGTTGACCGTGGTGGTGTCGTAGACGTTGTTGTAGATGTGGATCTGGCCGATGCGGGCCAGGGGCGCCCGCTGCACGATCCCCTTCCACAGGTTGTGGTGGATGGTCACGCGCAGCTTGCCGGTGCTGTCGGTGTCGCTGCTGCCGATCAGCATGGTCTTGTCGTGGTTGAGGAACCGGTTGCGCTCGACGGTCACCAGGTCGGAGCCGTTGGTGATGTCGAGGGCTCCGTCGTGGACCTGGTACTTGCGGCCGAAGTGCGTCGCCTCGGTCTTGTCGAAGGTCGGCGCGTCGGTGAACGTGTTGTGGTCCGCCCAGACGTTGGTCGCGCCGCGCAGCGTGACCGAGTCGTAGTTGGAGTTCCACTCGCCGGACGAGCCGTCGGTCGGGTCCCACTGCGGGAAGCAGTCTTTGGTGTCCGCGAAGGTCAGGTTGCGCACGATGACGTTCTTGACGTTCTGGACCAGGACGCTGCCGCCGAGGATGCCTGCCTTGGTGCCGGGGACGCCCACGATGGTGGTGTTGGACGGCACCCTGAAGAGGATGTTCTTCTTCTGCTTGTTGGCGGCGTCCGCGCGGGCGGTCTCCTGGGTGCCCTTCGGCGCCTTCTTGCCGTACGTCGACGGGTCGAACGCCTTGAGGTAGGCGGAGAGCGAGTAGCCGGTGCCGGAGGCGTAGTCCGCGCAGGTCAGCTTCTTGCCGGAGTCGTTCGTGTTGGCGTCGATCGTGCCCTTGATCTTGATGATGCGGGGCGTGGTGTCGGTGGCGGAGCCGAGCGCCTTCACGAGCTGCGCCCGGGTCGACACCGTGAAGGTGTGCGCCGCGTCGGCCTTCGCACCACCGGTCGTACCGGAACCGGACGCCGCCCAGCCGTCCTTCGCGGGCAGCACCTGGTGGTACAGGTCCGCGGGGCTGGCGCTGGCGTTCATCACGAGGACGCCGGCGCCGACAGCGGCGGCCACTGCGGCGGCGGAGACCGCGAGGGTCCGGCGCGTGCGGAGGGACCGGCGGTGGGACGGGCGCGGAGAGGCAGAGGCCACGGATGAGTCCTTACGTAACGTACGTGATTCGGGGGAACACGTGGTTCGTGTGGAGCCCCCGTGAAGGGAGTTCCGACTCATGTGTGGTCGCCGGTCCGGGATAGGTTGCCGCCGGCTGAACTTTTTCGGTTGTGAGTTGATGGCTGTCACTTCATGGCTGTCACTTCATGGCTGTCACTTGATGTGGTCCAGCACCTCCTGGAACTCCTTCGTCGGGGAGAACTCCACGAGTTCGACGTCCTCCAGGGCCTCCGGTGAGTGACCGGGGCCCCAGTAGTAGGCCTGTCCCGCCTCGTAGAAGTCCTCGCCCTCCTTGGTGCGCATCCGCAGCCGGCCGCTGACGACGAGGCCCCAGTGGGGGCACTGGCACAGGTCGTCGGGGAGTCCTTTGAGCGCCGGGGCCATGTCGATGCCCTTGGGGAGCTTGAGGAAGGCGACGCTCATGCCGCCGCCCATCTCCTGGATGCGCACTTCCAGGCCGTCGCCCTCGATCTCGACGGGGGCTTCCGTCCGCGTGACTGCCGTCATGATTCCTCCACGAGCGATCCGTCGCGGGGCCTCGGGAATCTACCTGCCGGGGTCCGCTCTCTCGGGGACCCTGCACTTTCCAGTCTGCGCCTGCCTTTCACACACCTCGAATCGGCGTGACTTGCGTCACGACCGAAATGCGCCCGATGGAATTGATCGACCCGCTTTCCCCGAGCGACAAATCGCTTCTTTCACATCCCAATAGGGGTGCTTGCCGCCACGGGTGGCAAATTCGACTGATCATCCGGATCGGCGATGCCTTGCCTGCCGTCCCGGCGGATCGGCCTTCTGCCTGGTCCCGGGGTCGCACGGGGGGTCTGAGCAGGTACGTCGACGGCTGGGTTCGTACGTCCTGCCGCCCCCGCGAAACGCCATCGGCACCGCCCTGACAGTCGCACGGGCGTTCGTTGCCCGGTGCGCTCGGCGGTCCCCATAATGACCGGGCTCGCCAGGGCCGTGGCCAACCAGGAGGTCATACAGGGCCGAAGTCGAACCGAAGCCGGACCACTCAGTGAGGCCACGTATGTCGCGCATGAACAGTCATCGCCGGAAGACGAAACGTTCCGAGACCAACCGCTCGGAGCCGGGGCGTCCGAGAACGAAACGCCGGAAGCCAGCCGTCGCCGTCGCCGTCGTGATGACCGTGGGCGCCGTCGGCATCCCCACGGCCGCGTGGGCCGGCGGCATCGGGCTGGGAAGCTGGAGCAGTGTGGCGTCCTCCTGGTGGGGAGGGCAGGAGTCGGATGCGGCTCCGCCGACGCCGTCGCGCACACCTTCCGCGTCCGCGACAGACCCCTCCGCGAGCGCCTCCCCCACCCCGGCCCGCAAGAAGCGTCCCGCCCGCTCCGCGAGCCCGAGCGCGTCTCCCTCGAAGTCCGGCAGCCCGACCGCCAAGCCCACCCCCGACTCCGCCGACGCCCCCGACAGGACCACTCCGCCTCCGAGCGCCCAGAAGGCCACGAAGGCCACGAGTGCCGACAGCACGCCCCGCGCCTCCGACGACAGCGCGGACTCCGGCCCCACGGATCGCGTACTGACCCTGGTCAACGCCGAACGCTCGAAGGCGGGTTGCTCCCCGGTGACCGTGGACGCCAAGCTCACCAAGGCCGCGCAGGACCACAGCCAGGACATGGCCGATCACACGAACATGTCCCACACCGGTTCCGACGGCTCGTCCATGAGCGACCGGCTCGCCCGTGTCGGGTACAGGTTCAGTACGGCGGGCGAGAACGTCGCCGCCGGGTACGGCACCCCTGAGAGCGTCATGGACGGCTGGATGAACAGCCCCGGCCACAAGGCCAACATCCTCAACTGCGCCTTCAAGGAGATCGGCATCGGCCTGGCCGGGCCGGGCAACTACTGGACGCAGGACTTCGGCTCACAGGCATAGCCACCGAGGTGCCGTATGAGGGCGGCGGCGCCGTGGCGGGTGACGGGGAGTATTCGGGCGGGGTCGTCGCTCTCGCGGAGGAGTATGCGGGAAGGGGACAGGGCGAGTTCGACGCAGTTCGTGCCGTCGGATCCGCTGGAGAAGCTGGACTTCTGCCACTGGGTCACGTCCTACAACTCCTTCGCGAGACGGTGGATGTAGTCCCGGGACGGTACGGGGTCGAGCGACACCCCGGCCACTCTACGAAACAGCGCGCGCATTGCCTTCAGTTGTGCGGGAGCATCCATGAAGGCAGGCCCATACGTGGTGTCCCGCTGCGCCGAGTCCAGCGCGGGGACCCGGCCTCCCGCATAGATCAACTCCGCGCTCGCCCCCGCGAATCCGTCGACGTCGAACGGAATGACTCGCAGGGTGACACCGTGATTCTCGGACAGCGCGAGGAGCGAGTCCAGTTGAGTCCGCGCCACACTCCGGTCGGCGACCCGGGTGCGCAGCACGGGCTCATGCAGCACCGCCGTGTAGGGCGTTTCCTCGCGCCCGAGAACGACCTTGCGGCTCATCCGGTGCTCGACGCGTAGCTCCACTTCGCTCTGCCGAAGCTCGGGGCGCCAGTACGTGTATACGGCCCGCGCATAGTCCTCGGTCTGCAGCAACCCCGGGACATGGGCGGTGGCGATGTCCTGGAGGTACGTGGCGTGGTGCTCCATCTCCGCCAGATCCGCGAAGATCGGAGGCAGCGCACCCGCGAACTTTTCCCACCAGCCTCGCGTCCGATCTGTCGCCATGGCCACGAGTGCTCCGACCAACTCCTGGTCGGTGCAGGTGTAGTGAGCCGCCAGCTGTCGTACACGCTGTTCGCTGACGCCAGCGATGCCCGCTTCCATGTGGCTCATCTGCGCCGATGTCGACCCGAGGAACCGCGCCACATCCCGGGCGGTCAGACCGGCGGCCTCCCTCAGCCTGCGCAGCTCCGTGCCCAGTCGCACCTGACGCTCGGTCGGCTGACTCCTCGGCGGCATGCGGACCTCTTCCTCAACAAGCCGTACCGGCATCCCACTTATGAGGGGCAGACTACGCAACCGGCTTGCGGCGGCACAAATTAATGCCATACCTTCAGTGACGCGCCGCACACCCTGCGGAACCACCGGCCCCCGGAAGCGCCCCGCCCTGCCACGGCGGGTGCGGCAGGCCACCGGTCGCCCCCCAACTCCCCCGCCGGCCAGAGGAGTCACGCATGCTCGATACCGGAGAGCCCACCGACGAATCGACGCCCCGCCCGGACGAACCCTGGACCTACACCCTCACCATCCCCAACGACCCCCGCGCCGTCACCATCTGCCGCCGCACCCTCCGTCTGATCCTGACCCTGCACGGCCTCCCCCACCTCACCGACGCCGCCGAACTCCTCGCCACCGAGCTGATCACCAACGCCGTACGGCACACCAAGGGCCCGGCCGCCATAAAGCTCCGCTGGGCCGACCCGGTGCTGCGGATCACCGCATGGGACACGGCACCGCGACGCTTCGCCCGCGCCCTCGCTCCCCGAGCCCCCAGCCCCACCTCCGACACCGGCCGCGGCCTCGCCCTCGTCGATGCCTGCGCCGAGAACTGGGGGTGGTTCAACTCGATCCACACCGCCGAACCCCACCGCACGGACGGCAAGTTCGTCTGGTGCGAGCTGACCACGGCGGTGTGAACGTTTCTTCCTCGCTCGAAAGAGCGATCATCCCCCAAGTGGCCCAAATCGGCGCGAGATACCCCATAGGTTCCACCACATGGTCACTTCAGCCCACGAGGGCCTGCACCGCATCTTCCAGGAGAAGCCCGAGATCCTCGCACCCGTCTTCGGAGTGCTGGGCCTCCCCTTTCCGAAGAAGGCGACCGTGGACGCGCTCACCACCGACGTGACGGAGACCAAACCGATGGAGCGGCGCGTGGACACCGTGCTGCGCATCGGCCCGTCCGACGGCGAGGACTTCATGCTCGCGGTCGAAGTACAGGGTGAGCGAAAGCCGGACAAGGAGAGGAGCTGGCCGTACTACGTCTCATACCTCCAGTCCAAGTACCGTCTGCCCGTACTACTCCTCGTCGTCTGCCAGGACCGGCGCACCGCGAAGTGGGCGTCGGGCCCCTTCGACTGCGGCACGCGAGGCTGGATCACTCAGCGCACCCACCCCATGGTCGTCGGGCCGGACAACCTTCCGGCGATCACCGACGCGAGGACCGCGGCGAACAACCTCGCCATGGCCGCCTTCTCCGCTCTCGCACACGCCCGCAGCGCTCAGATCAACGACATACCGGACGCGATGGGCCGCGCCCTTGAGGAGGCGGACGGGAAGGCAGCCGACTACTTCTACGAGTTCCTGGAAGTCAACCTGCGGGGCACTCCCGCCGGAGAGAAATGGAGGGACATCATGAGCTTCGTCAGCTACTTCCCCGGTCGCGGGACAGTCCGCGAGACGGCTTACCTGGAGGGTGCGGCCAAGGGCGAGGCCAAAGGAGTCCTGCGCGTCCTGGAGGTGCGTGGCATTCCCGTCACCGACGACGTCCGCGAACGCATCACCACGTGCACCGACATCGACCGCCTCGACATCTGGCTCACCCAATCCGGCACAGTTGAACGCGCGGAAGACCTTTTCGTGGAGGACCCGCAGGTCACTGGCGGTGCGATCAGCGGGGAGCCCGTGTGAAGCCTCATCTCCGCCGCCAGATCCCGGCTTCTGACCTCATCGAGCGGCTGAACCCGGACCTGCAGGAGAAGGTGAGAGGGCGGTACATGGTCACGACGCTCTCCATGGCCATCGGGCTGTCCCTGGACGACGCCGTCGCCGACCACAACGCGCACCTGGGTGAGATCAGCCGACGTGATTCGCTCACCCTCGACGAGATCACCGCATTGCGGGCCCTCGCGGGCAACTGGAGCCAGGAATACACCGAGGCCTGGGCGGCCGGGTTCGCGGAGGGGCGGGCCACCGCGGTCCTGCGGATCCTGCAGAGCCGGGGCATCGAGGTCACCGGAAACACCTGGGAGCACATCACCGCGTGCTCCGATCTGTCCGTCCTCTCCCACTGGCTGGACCTGGCCTCTACCGTCACCGCCGCGGAGCAACTCTTCACTCCGCAGCCCAGTCAAGTGTGACAGCAACACCGTCGCCGCCAGGCCGGCAAGGCCGGGTGGCGACGGCGAGCTTCCGGCTTCCTCTCCGCTCAGCCTCAGCCCCGGTCCCCACCCCCGCCGGGCCCTCCGAAGCCACCCTCCGGGGCCTCGCCCGCCGTGACCGTGGCGATCTTCTTCGCCGAGCCGAGCTTGCCGGAGCCGGCGAGGCCGCCGGTGTCGGTGCCGGAGGTGGAGCCGCCGGAGTACACCGTGTACTCCTCGCCGCTCTTGATCGACCCACCCGAGTACACGACGTTCTGGATGGTCTTCGAGGTGACGTAGGACGCCACGACCTTCCCGTCCGCGTCGACGATGTGCAGGGTCGTGCCCGCCTCGACCGACGCGTCCAGGGTCGCCGACAGCCAGCCCTGTTCCGACTCCTCGTCCGGGGCGACGACCATGCCCGCGCTGCCGGCGGCGAGGAGCGTG is from Streptomyces sp. NBC_01314 and encodes:
- a CDS encoding ATP-binding protein — translated: MLDTGEPTDESTPRPDEPWTYTLTIPNDPRAVTICRRTLRLILTLHGLPHLTDAAELLATELITNAVRHTKGPAAIKLRWADPVLRITAWDTAPRRFARALAPRAPSPTSDTGRGLALVDACAENWGWFNSIHTAEPHRTDGKFVWCELTTAV
- a CDS encoding helix-turn-helix domain-containing protein; translation: MPPRSQPTERQVRLGTELRRLREAAGLTARDVARFLGSTSAQMSHMEAGIAGVSEQRVRQLAAHYTCTDQELVGALVAMATDRTRGWWEKFAGALPPIFADLAEMEHHATYLQDIATAHVPGLLQTEDYARAVYTYWRPELRQSEVELRVEHRMSRKVVLGREETPYTAVLHEPVLRTRVADRSVARTQLDSLLALSENHGVTLRVIPFDVDGFAGASAELIYAGGRVPALDSAQRDTTYGPAFMDAPAQLKAMRALFRRVAGVSLDPVPSRDYIHRLAKEL
- a CDS encoding CAP domain-containing protein, whose product is MTVGAVGIPTAAWAGGIGLGSWSSVASSWWGGQESDAAPPTPSRTPSASATDPSASASPTPARKKRPARSASPSASPSKSGSPTAKPTPDSADAPDRTTPPPSAQKATKATSADSTPRASDDSADSGPTDRVLTLVNAERSKAGCSPVTVDAKLTKAAQDHSQDMADHTNMSHTGSDGSSMSDRLARVGYRFSTAGENVAAGYGTPESVMDGWMNSPGHKANILNCAFKEIGIGLAGPGNYWTQDFGSQA
- a CDS encoding DUF397 domain-containing protein → MTQWQKSSFSSGSDGTNCVELALSPSRILLRESDDPARILPVTRHGAAALIRHLGGYACEPKSCVQ